One Parageobacillus sp. KH3-4 genomic region harbors:
- a CDS encoding DUF881 domain-containing protein, with protein sequence MERKKTIYFTCITAIFGFMLAVQLHTTSHPKVRDTRDIWELRADLEKEQQLQRQLLSDIEKYEEKMRSYQQRQSARKEAVLRETVSELQKEAGLTEVKGAGLVLTIQSFYPDRYTGPITETVSPELLQRLINELNMYGAKEIAVAGERITNTTAIRDVNGATKIGDSKISSLPIEVKVIADDAEMLYNRLNVSTIRDDFVVENLQLIVSKPLASVVVPPSEKNGSVKYMEAAIAEKEEK encoded by the coding sequence TTGGAACGGAAAAAAACGATATATTTTACTTGCATTACGGCAATTTTTGGATTTATGCTAGCAGTTCAACTTCACACGACATCGCACCCTAAAGTCCGCGACACACGTGATATTTGGGAGTTGCGCGCTGATTTGGAAAAAGAACAGCAGCTGCAGCGGCAGCTTTTGTCAGACATTGAAAAGTACGAAGAAAAGATGCGAAGCTATCAGCAAAGGCAATCCGCTCGGAAAGAAGCGGTCTTGCGGGAAACAGTAAGCGAATTGCAGAAAGAGGCCGGATTGACGGAAGTCAAAGGAGCGGGCCTTGTTTTAACGATTCAATCGTTTTATCCAGATCGCTACACAGGTCCAATCACAGAAACGGTTTCGCCAGAGCTGTTGCAGCGGCTTATTAATGAGCTAAACATGTATGGAGCGAAAGAAATTGCTGTTGCCGGAGAGCGGATTACAAACACGACGGCGATTCGCGACGTTAACGGCGCGACGAAAATCGGAGATAGCAAAATTTCTTCGTTGCCGATTGAAGTAAAGGTAATCGCTGACGATGCGGAGATGCTATATAACCGGCTAAACGTATCGACCATTCGTGATGATTTCGTCGTTGAAAATTTGCAGCTCATTGTTTCGAAACCGTTAGCATCGGTCGTTGTTCCGCCGTCTGAAAAAAACGGGAGCGTGAAATATATGGAAGCGGCAATAGCCGAAAAGGAGGAAAAGTAA
- a CDS encoding DUF881 domain-containing protein: MAKRKGNRVILAFICFILGFMLSFSYQYTKNETAKRDITDRQWQKEYEYRKQLIQIQKENRQLKNELVQKQDKVAEMEKTLADERTAYTDLAEEAEKLRMYVGESKVKGKGIEITLSDASYIPSEQSATDYMVHEQHVFKVIHELLISGAEAIAINGQRISHRSYIVCNGPVIEVDGTQHAAPFVISAIGNPTVLASALNIPGGVKDLLVQDNIIVKIVNKDEIVLDPVFHTNHK; the protein is encoded by the coding sequence ATGGCTAAACGGAAAGGTAATCGTGTCATCCTCGCTTTTATCTGTTTCATACTGGGATTTATGCTTTCGTTTTCTTATCAATATACAAAAAACGAAACAGCAAAGCGAGATATCACCGACCGGCAGTGGCAGAAGGAATATGAATACCGGAAGCAATTGATTCAAATACAAAAAGAAAATCGTCAACTAAAAAATGAATTAGTGCAAAAACAAGACAAAGTTGCCGAAATGGAAAAAACGTTGGCGGACGAACGGACAGCGTATACAGATTTGGCAGAAGAGGCGGAAAAGCTACGAATGTACGTCGGAGAGTCAAAAGTGAAAGGAAAAGGAATTGAAATAACGTTATCCGATGCCTCCTATATTCCTTCTGAACAAAGCGCCACAGACTACATGGTGCACGAACAACACGTCTTTAAGGTTATACACGAGCTGCTTATTTCCGGTGCGGAAGCAATAGCGATTAATGGTCAGCGAATTTCCCACCGTTCGTATATCGTTTGCAACGGTCCTGTGATTGAAGTGGACGGTACGCAACATGCCGCTCCTTTTGTCATTTCCGCAATCGGCAATCCGACGGTTCTCGCTTCCGCGTTGAACATTCCCGGTGGGGTAAAGGATCTGCTTGTTCAAGATAACATAATAGTAAAGATTGTTAACAAAGATGAAATCGTGTTAGATCCAGTCTTTCACACTAATCATAAATAG
- a CDS encoding cell division protein FtsQ/DivIB encodes MALEKGKIVVLEERVPKLKERRRQKANRRLIAYISFFFLLILCIIYFQSPLSYVRHIQVNGNRHLSEKQVIQLSGITKRTSFWKVKEDEVRRNIEKHPEVKSVALEKHFPNTITIHVNERRRIAYIYDEQTFFPLLENGYILKKRTSKTAPSDAPILINWKKGEDIQEIAGQLAQLPPSILNAISEIHYTPSDDNRYHVTVYMNDGFEVSANVQNFADKMSLYPSIVQQLDPNVKGVIHLEVSNYFTAYKQPKKEDDNG; translated from the coding sequence ATGGCTTTGGAAAAAGGAAAAATCGTTGTTCTTGAAGAACGGGTGCCGAAATTAAAAGAACGGCGGAGGCAAAAAGCCAATCGTCGTTTAATCGCGTATATTTCTTTCTTTTTTCTTCTCATTTTATGTATCATTTATTTTCAATCGCCGTTAAGCTATGTCCGTCATATTCAAGTAAATGGGAATCGCCATCTTTCCGAGAAACAAGTAATACAATTAAGCGGCATCACAAAGCGGACAAGTTTTTGGAAAGTAAAGGAAGACGAAGTTCGACGGAATATTGAGAAACATCCGGAAGTGAAGAGCGTAGCATTGGAAAAACATTTCCCGAATACGATCACCATCCACGTGAACGAGCGACGGAGAATTGCTTATATTTATGACGAGCAAACATTTTTCCCGCTTTTGGAGAATGGTTACATTCTGAAGAAACGTACATCCAAAACCGCGCCAAGCGATGCGCCGATTTTAATCAATTGGAAAAAAGGAGAGGACATTCAAGAAATCGCGGGACAATTGGCGCAGCTTCCCCCATCGATATTAAATGCCATTTCTGAAATTCATTACACACCGAGCGACGATAACCGTTATCATGTTACTGTTTATATGAACGATGGTTTTGAAGTGAGCGCGAACGTGCAAAACTTTGCCGATAAAATGTCATTGTATCCCTCCATCGTCCAGCAATTAGATCCAAACGTAAAAGGGGTAATCCATCTAGAAGTCAGCAATTATTTTACCGCCTATAAACAGCCGAAAAAGGAGGATGACAATGGCTAA
- the murB gene encoding UDP-N-acetylmuramate dehydrogenase: MKTMIKELVNANVGKVKEREPLANHTTMKVGGPADVLIEPYSIESLKKAMAIVKKYEVPWRAIGRGSNLLVSDEGVEGVVIKMDEGLDELHVAGETVTVGGGYSLVRLATLMSKQGLSGLEFAGGIPGSVGGAVYMNAGAHGSDMSQIVKRALILFPDGTMEWLTNEEMEFAYRTSVLQTKRRGICIAAELRLASGNREEIVAKMRENKDYRRKTQPWDKPCAGSIFRNPLPQHAGKLIEEAGLKGYTIGGAKISEQHANFIVNTGKAKAKDVLDLIRFVKKTIHELYGIHLQTEVEIIGRKL; the protein is encoded by the coding sequence ATGAAGACAATGATAAAGGAATTGGTAAATGCTAATGTTGGAAAAGTAAAGGAGCGGGAGCCTTTAGCGAACCATACGACAATGAAAGTCGGCGGTCCTGCGGATGTCTTAATTGAACCATACAGCATAGAAAGTTTGAAAAAAGCGATGGCGATTGTAAAAAAGTATGAAGTGCCGTGGCGTGCAATTGGTCGCGGTTCCAATTTGCTTGTTTCTGACGAAGGGGTCGAAGGGGTTGTCATCAAAATGGACGAAGGATTGGATGAATTGCATGTTGCCGGGGAAACCGTGACGGTCGGCGGAGGATATTCATTAGTGCGCCTTGCCACGTTAATGAGCAAGCAAGGGTTATCCGGATTGGAATTTGCCGGCGGGATTCCTGGTTCGGTTGGCGGAGCGGTGTATATGAATGCAGGGGCGCACGGTTCCGATATGTCGCAAATCGTAAAAAGGGCGCTAATTTTATTTCCAGACGGGACAATGGAATGGCTGACGAACGAGGAAATGGAATTTGCGTATCGCACTTCTGTGTTGCAAACAAAGCGGCGTGGAATTTGCATAGCGGCTGAACTCCGGCTTGCTTCCGGGAACCGTGAGGAAATTGTGGCAAAAATGCGGGAAAACAAAGACTATCGCCGCAAGACGCAGCCGTGGGACAAACCTTGCGCGGGCAGCATTTTTCGCAATCCTTTACCGCAACACGCCGGAAAGCTGATCGAGGAGGCTGGTTTAAAGGGGTATACCATTGGCGGCGCAAAAATTTCTGAACAGCATGCCAATTTTATCGTTAATACAGGGAAAGCGAAGGCAAAAGACGTGCTGGACTTAATTCGCTTCGTGAAAAAAACGATTCACGAATTGTATGGTATTCATTTGCAGACAGAAGTAGAAATTATTGGCCGGAAGTTGTAA
- the spoVE gene encoding stage V sporulation protein E, protein MPRKKSTPDFLLIILTFSLLAIGLIMVYSASAIWAEYRFHDSFFFAKRQLLFAGVGIIAMFVIMNIDYWTWRDWSKALMIVCFVLLVLVLIPGVGMVRNGSRSWIGVGAFSIQPSEFMKLAMIAFLAKYLSENQKNITSFKRGLLPALTLLFIAFGMIMLQPDLGTGTVMVGTCIAMIFVAGARVSHFIGLGVLGLAGFAALVLSAPYRMKRITSFLNPWEDPLGSGFQIIQSLYAIGPGGLFGLGLGQSRQKFFYLPEPQTDFIFAILAEELGFIGGSLVLLLFSLLLWRGVRIALGAPDLYGSFLAIGIICMVAIQVMINIGVVTGLMPVTGITLPFLSYGGSSLTLMLMAIGVLLNISKHARY, encoded by the coding sequence TTGCCGCGGAAAAAGTCTACGCCTGATTTTTTGCTGATTATCCTTACGTTTTCACTGTTGGCAATTGGGCTTATTATGGTGTATAGTGCCAGCGCGATTTGGGCGGAATATAGGTTTCACGATTCGTTTTTCTTCGCGAAGCGGCAGCTTTTGTTCGCTGGCGTGGGAATCATTGCGATGTTCGTTATTATGAATATCGATTATTGGACGTGGCGTGATTGGTCAAAAGCGCTTATGATCGTATGTTTCGTCTTGCTTGTTCTTGTATTAATCCCCGGAGTTGGGATGGTTCGCAACGGATCGCGCAGCTGGATTGGTGTCGGCGCGTTTTCCATTCAGCCGTCAGAATTTATGAAACTCGCCATGATCGCCTTTTTGGCGAAATATTTATCGGAAAACCAAAAAAATATTACCTCGTTTAAACGCGGATTGCTTCCTGCCTTGACGCTTCTGTTTATTGCGTTTGGAATGATCATGCTTCAGCCGGACTTAGGAACTGGCACAGTAATGGTCGGCACGTGCATTGCCATGATTTTTGTCGCTGGCGCGCGCGTCAGTCACTTTATCGGGTTAGGAGTGCTTGGACTGGCAGGATTTGCTGCGCTTGTTTTGTCAGCACCGTACCGAATGAAGCGGATCACTTCGTTTTTAAATCCTTGGGAAGACCCGCTCGGAAGCGGGTTTCAAATTATTCAATCGCTGTATGCGATTGGTCCTGGCGGTTTGTTTGGCTTAGGATTGGGACAAAGCCGGCAAAAGTTTTTTTATTTGCCTGAGCCGCAAACGGACTTTATTTTTGCGATTTTGGCAGAGGAGCTTGGGTTTATTGGCGGGTCGCTTGTGTTGCTTTTATTTAGCTTGCTGCTTTGGCGCGGAGTGCGCATCGCTCTTGGCGCACCGGATCTGTACGGGAGTTTTCTCGCTATCGGCATTATTTGTATGGTGGCGATTCAAGTGATGATTAATATCGGGGTTGTTACGGGATTAATGCCGGTAACGGGAATTACATTACCGTTTTTAAGCTACGGCGGCTCGTCGCTGACATTGATGTTAATGGCGATTGGCGTTTTGCTGAATATTAGCAAACACGCGAGATATTAG
- the murD gene encoding UDP-N-acetylmuramoyl-L-alanine--D-glutamate ligase — protein MKQTAFYQQRRVLVIGLAKSGFSAAKLLHELGAIVTVNDRKPFEENEEAQRLEQLGIRVICGGHPLELLDEPFDFVVKNPGIPYTNPMVKKAIEKELPVITEVELAYHISEAPFIGITGSNGKTTTTTLIYEMLREGEKRPLLAGNIGVAACEVAQKAEANNWLVTELSSFQLAGIRDFRPHISVLLNIFDAHLDYHGTKEAYAQAKANIFKNQTNEDYAVVNADDGLVMRLAENSCAQKVIFSATKILDRGAYIKDGWIYWNDEAVIAISDIVLPGKHNLENILAAVAVAKLTGVDNKAIARVLTTFTGVKHRLQYIATIDGRKFFNDSKATNILATQKALSAFEKDSVILLAGGLDRGNEFDDLLPYLRNVKAVILFGQTAAKIARVAKQAGIETIEYVDNVEKAVPVAYRLSEPGDVILLSPACASWDQYKTFEQRGDIFINAVHKLK, from the coding sequence TTGAAACAGACAGCTTTTTATCAACAACGACGAGTGTTAGTCATCGGTTTAGCGAAAAGCGGATTTTCCGCAGCGAAACTGCTTCACGAGCTTGGAGCGATCGTCACGGTAAACGATCGAAAGCCGTTTGAAGAAAATGAGGAAGCGCAACGGTTAGAACAATTGGGAATTCGGGTGATTTGCGGCGGACATCCTCTTGAGCTCTTGGATGAGCCGTTTGATTTTGTCGTGAAAAATCCTGGTATTCCATATACAAATCCAATGGTCAAAAAAGCAATCGAAAAAGAATTACCGGTGATCACGGAAGTGGAGTTAGCGTACCATATTTCGGAAGCTCCATTTATCGGAATCACCGGTTCTAATGGAAAAACAACAACAACGACATTAATTTATGAAATGTTGCGCGAAGGGGAAAAACGCCCGCTGCTTGCTGGAAACATCGGAGTGGCCGCCTGTGAAGTGGCGCAAAAAGCGGAAGCAAACAATTGGCTTGTAACTGAACTTTCCTCTTTTCAGTTAGCAGGAATTCGCGATTTTCGTCCGCACATTTCCGTTTTATTAAACATTTTCGATGCGCATCTAGATTACCATGGAACAAAAGAAGCTTACGCGCAGGCAAAGGCGAATATTTTTAAAAACCAGACAAACGAAGACTATGCGGTTGTCAATGCCGACGATGGGCTTGTTATGCGGCTTGCCGAGAATTCCTGTGCGCAAAAAGTCATTTTTTCCGCAACGAAAATATTGGACCGTGGCGCTTATATAAAAGATGGTTGGATTTATTGGAACGACGAAGCAGTGATTGCTATTTCCGATATTGTGCTTCCTGGAAAACATAATTTAGAAAATATATTGGCGGCTGTTGCTGTCGCCAAATTAACAGGCGTAGACAATAAAGCGATCGCTCGGGTTTTGACGACGTTTACGGGAGTGAAGCACCGGCTTCAATACATCGCTACGATTGACGGGAGAAAGTTTTTCAATGATTCGAAAGCAACAAATATTCTTGCGACACAAAAAGCGCTGTCCGCTTTTGAAAAAGATTCTGTCATCCTTTTGGCAGGCGGGCTAGACCGCGGCAATGAATTTGATGACCTTCTTCCTTATTTGCGAAACGTAAAGGCGGTCATATTGTTTGGACAAACGGCGGCAAAAATCGCCCGCGTCGCTAAACAGGCGGGAATAGAAACGATCGAATATGTCGATAATGTGGAAAAAGCCGTGCCGGTTGCCTATCGATTGTCCGAACCGGGTGACGTCATTTTGCTATCGCCGGCATGCGCGAGCTGGGATCAATATAAAACTTTTGAACAGAGAGGGGACATTTTTATCAACGCCGTGCATAAGTTGAAATAG
- the mraY gene encoding phospho-N-acetylmuramoyl-pentapeptide-transferase: protein MLEQVIVFAIVLSFLITVILSPIFIPFLRRLKFGQSIREEGPKSHQKKSGTPTMGGIMILLSIVATTIWMTKKFASLSVETYLLLFVTIGYGLLGFLDDFIKVVMKRNLGLTSKQKFIGQLIIAIVFYFVYQRNGFSTALHIPGTDLSINLGLGYVLLLIFMLVGGSNAVNLTDGLDGLLAGTAAIAFGAYAVLAWNQGQYDISIFCVSVVGAVLGFLVFNAHPAKVFMGDTGSLALGGAIATVAILTKLEILLVIIGGVFVIETLSVIIQVISFKTTGKRVFRMSPLHHHYELLGWSEWRVVVTFWTVGLLFAMLGIYIEVWI, encoded by the coding sequence ATGCTAGAGCAAGTCATTGTTTTTGCCATTGTTCTTTCATTTTTGATTACTGTTATACTATCGCCGATTTTTATTCCGTTTTTAAGACGGTTAAAATTCGGGCAAAGCATACGGGAAGAAGGGCCGAAATCGCATCAAAAAAAGTCGGGCACCCCGACGATGGGAGGTATTATGATTTTACTTTCCATCGTCGCGACAACGATTTGGATGACGAAAAAGTTTGCGAGTCTTTCCGTTGAAACGTATTTACTGCTGTTTGTGACGATTGGTTATGGGTTGCTTGGCTTTTTAGATGATTTTATTAAAGTGGTGATGAAGCGGAATCTTGGTTTGACGAGCAAGCAAAAGTTCATTGGGCAGCTAATCATTGCCATTGTTTTTTACTTTGTGTATCAGCGCAATGGTTTTTCCACTGCTTTGCATATTCCGGGGACAGATCTTTCTATTAATCTTGGTTTGGGCTATGTGTTATTGCTTATTTTTATGCTTGTCGGCGGTTCGAATGCGGTCAATTTAACCGACGGACTTGACGGCTTATTGGCTGGGACGGCGGCCATTGCATTCGGCGCTTATGCGGTTCTTGCCTGGAACCAAGGCCAATACGACATTTCTATTTTTTGTGTCTCCGTTGTTGGGGCGGTACTAGGATTTTTAGTCTTTAATGCCCATCCGGCGAAAGTGTTTATGGGTGATACCGGGTCGCTTGCGTTAGGCGGGGCGATCGCGACTGTGGCCATTTTAACGAAGCTGGAAATATTGCTTGTTATTATTGGCGGCGTATTTGTAATTGAAACGTTGTCCGTCATTATTCAAGTCATTTCATTTAAGACAACGGGAAAACGTGTATTTCGCATGAGCCCGTTGCATCATCATTACGAGTTGCTCGGCTGGTCGGAGTGGCGCGTTGTCGTCACGTTCTGGACGGTCGGCTTATTATTTGCAATGCTAGGAATCTATATCGAGGTGTGGATCTAA
- a CDS encoding UDP-N-acetylmuramoyl-L-alanyl-D-glutamate--2,6-diaminopimelate ligase: MKLQTLLSYLHDFTAYVGENPTVTSIEMDSRQVKKGALFICIKGFTVDGHDFAKQAVENGAVAIIAERPLDVDVPVIVVRDSRRAMAMLADAFYGQPTHRLHLIGVTGTNGKTTTTHIIEQIARKANKKTGLIGTVHIKIGDDAYPTQNTTPESLLLQRTFKQMVDEGVDVAIMEVSSHALHMGRVHGCDYDVAVFTNLTQDHLDYHGTMEEYRNAKGLLFAQLGNRYDHGRPKFAVLNNDDPASQYYKHMTAATVITYGIKTDSDIMAKRIDIVPNGMTFDLITPHGAARVKTKLIGLFNVYNLLAAVSACLVSGIPFPVIVEAIEEISGVAGRFETVDEGQNFTVIVDYAHTPDSLENVLKTVRQFARKKVYVVVGCGGDRDRTKRPLMAQVAVKYADVAIFTSDNPRSEEPEQILRDMEAGVPGECYVTIVDRKEAIYYAIEQAEEGDVVLIAGKGHETYQIIGDRVIAFDDRLVAREAIKERKKTC, from the coding sequence GTGAAGCTGCAGACGCTGCTTTCGTATTTGCATGATTTTACAGCGTACGTCGGCGAAAACCCGACGGTTACTTCCATTGAAATGGATTCGCGACAAGTAAAAAAAGGGGCATTGTTTATTTGCATCAAAGGGTTTACCGTTGATGGACACGATTTTGCGAAACAGGCAGTGGAAAATGGGGCTGTGGCGATCATTGCCGAACGGCCTCTCGATGTAGATGTGCCTGTGATTGTCGTTCGCGATAGCCGGCGTGCGATGGCGATGCTTGCCGATGCGTTTTACGGCCAGCCGACCCATCGATTGCACTTAATCGGCGTTACGGGCACAAATGGAAAAACGACAACGACTCATATAATAGAGCAGATCGCGAGAAAGGCAAATAAAAAAACAGGGTTAATCGGGACGGTACATATTAAAATTGGCGATGACGCATATCCAACGCAAAATACGACGCCCGAATCGTTGCTGTTGCAGCGGACGTTTAAGCAGATGGTGGATGAAGGAGTCGACGTTGCCATCATGGAAGTGTCTTCACATGCCCTTCATATGGGGCGCGTGCACGGTTGTGACTATGATGTTGCCGTGTTTACCAATTTAACGCAAGATCATCTCGACTACCATGGGACGATGGAAGAATATCGCAATGCGAAAGGGCTGCTGTTTGCCCAGCTTGGAAATCGTTATGACCATGGGCGGCCAAAGTTTGCGGTGTTAAACAATGACGATCCTGCTTCACAATATTATAAGCATATGACGGCTGCAACCGTAATTACATACGGAATAAAAACAGACAGCGATATTATGGCAAAGCGGATTGACATCGTCCCGAACGGAATGACGTTTGATCTCATTACACCGCACGGCGCGGCTCGCGTAAAAACAAAGTTGATTGGATTGTTTAACGTATATAATTTACTTGCAGCTGTTTCCGCCTGCCTTGTATCGGGGATCCCATTTCCTGTTATTGTGGAGGCGATTGAAGAAATTTCCGGGGTTGCTGGACGGTTTGAAACCGTCGATGAAGGGCAAAACTTTACAGTAATTGTTGATTATGCCCATACGCCAGATAGTTTGGAAAACGTCTTAAAAACGGTTCGGCAATTTGCCCGGAAAAAAGTTTATGTGGTTGTTGGCTGCGGCGGCGACCGAGACCGTACAAAACGGCCGCTGATGGCACAAGTGGCGGTCAAATACGCCGATGTGGCCATTTTCACTTCTGACAACCCGCGTTCCGAAGAGCCCGAGCAAATTTTGCGTGACATGGAGGCAGGCGTTCCCGGCGAGTGTTATGTGACGATTGTCGATCGCAAGGAGGCGATTTATTATGCGATTGAACAAGCGGAAGAAGGCGACGTTGTTTTAATCGCGGGTAAAGGACATGAAACGTACCAGATCATCGGCGATCGTGTCATTGCTTTTGATGACCGCCTTGTTGCTAGGGAAGCGATTAAGGAGCGGAAGAAGACATGCTGA
- a CDS encoding stage V sporulation protein D, translated as MRASHVTVRKRLMIVFLVGVLIFAIIDIRLGYVQLLIGDMLTERAKDSWSRNIPFEPKRGEILDRNGVPLATNMSAPTVYVIPRQIENPVETAEKLAKVLNMPVEKAYKRITKKTSIERIPEGRKISNEKAKEIRALGLKGVYIAEDTKRYYPFGSYLSHVLGFTGIDNQGLTGLELYYDKELSGQRGSVQFYSDAKGKRMPNMTDEYTPPTDGLDLMLTIDSRIQTIVERELDIAEAKYNPDGIIAIAMNPNTGEILAMASRPTFDPANYRNVPPEIYNRNLPVWSTYEPGSTFKIITLAAALEEKKVDLLKDHFYDPGYVKVAGATLRCWKKGGHGSQTFLEVVQNSCNPGFVELGERLGKEKLFYYIKQFGFGEKTGIDLQGEGTGILFDLKRVGPVEQATTAFGQGVSVTPIQQVAAVSAAVNGGILYTPYIAKQWVDPETGKVVIRNTPKAKRRVISEETSKQVRYALESVVAQGTGKGAYVEGYRVGGKTGTAQKAKDGRYLKDNHIVSFIGFAPADDPQLVVYVAVDNPKGTVQFGGVVSAPIVGKIMEDSLRVLGVKPRKDQIEKEREWNDPKMIEVPDLIGLSKKDLQEQLFNLKLDVSGEGDVVIEQAPKPGVKVKEGSTIRIYLAAKAEKEGE; from the coding sequence ATGCGCGCTTCTCACGTCACTGTCCGCAAACGGCTGATGATCGTGTTTCTCGTTGGAGTGCTCATTTTTGCCATTATTGACATTCGCCTCGGATATGTTCAATTGCTGATAGGGGATATGTTAACGGAACGGGCGAAAGATTCATGGAGCAGAAACATTCCGTTTGAACCGAAACGAGGGGAAATTTTGGACCGCAACGGCGTTCCGCTCGCCACAAACATGAGCGCTCCAACCGTATACGTCATTCCGCGCCAAATTGAAAACCCGGTGGAAACAGCGGAAAAATTGGCGAAAGTATTAAATATGCCCGTGGAAAAGGCGTACAAACGCATTACGAAAAAAACCTCCATCGAACGCATTCCGGAAGGGCGAAAAATATCGAATGAAAAAGCAAAAGAAATTCGGGCGCTCGGCCTAAAAGGGGTATATATCGCGGAAGATACAAAACGTTATTATCCGTTCGGTAGTTATTTGTCACACGTCTTAGGATTTACCGGCATCGATAATCAAGGTTTGACGGGGCTGGAGCTTTACTACGATAAGGAATTGAGCGGCCAGCGCGGTTCGGTGCAATTTTATTCGGATGCGAAAGGAAAAAGAATGCCGAATATGACGGACGAATATACGCCACCGACAGACGGATTAGATTTGATGCTTACGATTGATTCGCGCATCCAAACGATCGTGGAGCGGGAGCTTGATATTGCCGAAGCAAAGTACAATCCAGACGGCATAATTGCGATCGCAATGAACCCGAATACGGGAGAAATTTTGGCGATGGCGAGCCGCCCGACGTTTGACCCGGCAAATTATCGGAATGTGCCGCCGGAAATCTACAATCGTAACTTGCCGGTTTGGAGCACGTATGAGCCTGGTTCGACGTTTAAAATTATCACGCTTGCCGCAGCGTTGGAAGAAAAAAAAGTCGACTTATTGAAAGATCATTTTTATGATCCAGGATATGTAAAAGTGGCCGGTGCTACGTTGCGCTGCTGGAAAAAAGGCGGGCATGGATCGCAAACCTTTTTAGAAGTTGTGCAAAATTCGTGCAATCCGGGTTTTGTCGAGCTCGGGGAGCGGCTTGGAAAAGAAAAGCTATTTTATTATATAAAACAGTTCGGCTTTGGTGAAAAAACAGGAATTGATCTGCAAGGGGAAGGAACCGGAATTTTATTTGATTTGAAACGTGTTGGGCCTGTTGAACAAGCGACAACGGCCTTCGGTCAAGGGGTGTCGGTGACGCCGATTCAGCAGGTTGCCGCTGTTTCTGCGGCGGTCAATGGCGGAATTTTGTATACGCCATATATCGCGAAACAATGGGTTGACCCTGAGACAGGAAAGGTGGTAATCCGCAATACGCCAAAGGCGAAGCGTCGCGTTATTTCCGAGGAAACGTCCAAACAAGTTCGCTATGCTCTAGAGAGCGTCGTTGCTCAAGGAACAGGAAAAGGTGCCTATGTCGAAGGGTATCGCGTCGGCGGAAAAACGGGAACGGCGCAAAAAGCGAAAGATGGCCGATATTTAAAAGACAACCATATCGTTTCATTTATCGGCTTTGCTCCGGCGGATGACCCGCAGCTTGTTGTTTATGTTGCTGTCGACAATCCGAAAGGAACGGTGCAGTTTGGCGGCGTCGTCTCCGCCCCAATCGTTGGAAAAATTATGGAAGACAGTTTGCGCGTGCTTGGCGTCAAACCAAGGAAAGATCAAATAGAAAAAGAGAGAGAATGGAATGATCCGAAAATGATCGAAGTGCCGGATTTAATCGGCTTATCGAAAAAAGACTTGCAAGAGCAACTTTTTAACTTAAAATTAGATGTTAGTGGAGAAGGTGACGTTGTTATTGAGCAAGCTCCAAAACCTGGAGTGAAAGTAAAAGAAGGTTCGACCATTCGCATTTATTTAGCAGCAAAGGCAGAGAAAGAAGGCGAATAA